The sequence TGCCTACTGTATAAAATATGTACAAAGAGACTTCTTTTAGTTAAACCAAGTGTTTCTGgtccttttcttcaattaaataaGATGTATCACTGTCTAAATACTTAGTGTTAACCATTTTATCActtgaacaaatcaccccatttgTAATTAATTGATGTCCCATGCATTGTGAAATCACTGtatggtctgataaaatcatccatatctcctagcagaaagaagctttagatgtgaaacttcacagcaagaaggttttatagttgctttatccaaatgtgcaaaaaacatcaatttaaaaaaaattgctgaaattttcaatagggttttcctgcaaattttgcatgttcccaaaaggatggttttccaaaattgggtcacaaattGAGTATTATACTTTTGAACAGCTATAGTTCTTACTTTTtaatgcttttgaaaataaGCTACTACCCAAAACTTTACCATCATATTTAGTGAACAATGTCAgcctgtattacatcattttagctgactgttcttttagagtataCAGTATCTCGAgtttttaatggaattgtgcaTATAGCTCACAGTTAATGTTTTCAAAACTCCAGCATATTTCCCTATACTCACACACACATCTACCATAAAAGTAttctattctgtgaatgctaatAGCTATGGACCTGTGAGCAGGCTTTAAGCCTAACTGTGAATatatacagggagtcagaaacatataACTAAAACATGACTCGAGAATCGTGCTGGAATAATCACCTCATCCGTAGTTCAACATCATATCACTGCTGGAATTCTTTATAATTTGTCAAGTGGTTCAAAATAATTGTACTTTCTCAGGGCTGCCctgagaaattaaggggcccagggcaaagagttaaagtggggcccttcacccaagttgtaaggtgaagatcaaaaaaaaaaaaaaaaaaaaaaaaaaggtcacaacctgctggcaatgacaataactacccatcaccaaccatatctccttatctataagcttgctacactgctcctctgaagaatactgtgactgctctattagagtatatcgatcttttaaacaggtattcagagggcccttcatggggcctcctggggcccctttcaggctggggcccggggcaaaatgccccagtttccccccccccgtgggcggccctgtacTTTGTGCAGCTGTAAGAGAGATGTTAATTGTGATTAAAAGTGATCTGAATGAAGTGTACTGTGTACTATAAACTTGCAATTAATTAATTAGTAGGCTAAAGTTGTGCGAGTTCTTGTGAAAGTGCAAGTGTATACCAGTCTTGCACTGGAGCCATATTTAGATGTATTTTGTATCAAGTTGTATGATGTGTCCACATTCCAGTGTGCTGTTTGTGAGATTATAACTTTACAGCTTTACAGTGGTATGACTTTTATACTACTGTCAACCATTTTGATTCAGTGTTGTTAGGTGACTTATTCATTGTATGGTATATCAAGGCACAAAAATGAGGGTGAgttatatgtatacatgtaaatCAAGCATAGAAATCTGTGAATTCGATTTCAGAGTTTGAATGAGCCTGTCACTAGTCTTTTACTTCACAGTGTGTTCCAAGTGCAGGTTTGTAAAAGTTAAAATACAAACGAGCTATAATTTGTACAATCacttttacataattataatcaatGTCTACTGTGATGTAGctatgtactgtatactagCAATTaatttaactttgaagttatCCTATAGTGGTGGCACTCCTTCGTTAACCAATTCAAGCTTCATGGATACTGTCTCTAACTTTAGAGTATCAGATTGGAGACAGTTACATCTCTGCAGAATTATTGCATGTAAATATCAGGCTATGGCACACCAGAACAATTTTCAGCTACATATAACCAGTCCAATTATACGTACATAGATTGATGTTTATACAGATTGAAGTAATGCCATGAACcattcaagcattgactaataaGTGTGAATAAGAATTATGGTGTCTTTGGCaatttaaattttgttaaaataattCTTTTACATGGAAGAACAAGTTTAATTTTCGTAATTCTACGCAATGCTATGTCCTTAACCAAGTGCAGGCACTTAATAATTGTAGCTGTATATATGATACTTGATACTCCAGCAATACAACAAGACTTCTGTGTCTGCCCAGTATCAGTATCCAATATTGACAGTAAAATATAAGTAGTTGATAACTTCTATATAGGTCATGTCTTACATATGTCTTACACTGGAAATGAATGATTTTTGAGAGCCTTTGTAAAAGTCTTTTCTAGACGGAATTCTTCTTTTACGTAGCAGATTTATCACAGTGTACGCAAGGCTTTAGTGATGTTTGTGAAACTCCAGACAATATTACACATCTTTCTTAATCTCAATTTCCAAGGCTGTAAGAAAGTTTCCATCGTGTAATTTGTATATACTCCAAAGTATTGATCTAGATTCATGACCAAAGATTAATCATTATTGTCATGCCTCCTACAGGAAAAACCACTTAATTTAGGGACTAAGTTAAAAATTGGTGAACCCTGAAAGTGTTTCAAAAATGAAAACCTGTACCATAATTCATGACAATATTAGTGATCATCATCAGGTGGGGAAATATTACAGTAGATGTCCAGATAAGGAAGTAAAGACAGCAATAAAGTAGTACAGATGTATTCCTGCTATGGTAGTAGAAAGGCATCATTGTAATCATTATACATTTCCATTGCAGTATGTAGTATATGTTCACCAGAATAATGTCCACTGTCTTTCAGTGTGACAACCCAGGCTGTGCAACATTGCTGCTTCTCCATAATGATAATGATTAATGAATACACGTCAACCAAAACGATAACTGAAACAAAAAGGGTTTTTTTCTTAAATGCACAAGACATTTGCATAAGCTAATACACGTGTATGCATAATTTACAGTAATTTCATCTATACTACATACTACAGTATACTAGAACATAAAACAGTCAAAGGTTGTGTGTACTGATGTCACTTATCACAATTAAATGGCCTGATTTTAATCTCCACAAATGGTAGAACATGCCACCTATCATTgaggtgtattgtattgtaattattattgaGCATTATATCACCACATGATCTGTGCCACCATCCACCACGATGTTGTGCACAATTACTAGACCACAAATCATTGTCATGATCACGGGAAGAAAATTTCATTCCATCCATGGAACCATAAGTACTAAATGGATCAGGCAGTCCAACACTATCAAATCCTGATATACTCAATTGATACTGATCCTCAGCTGGTCCTACTGCAAACTGTTTGTAGTGAAGATAGGATTTTGTTCTATTAGTTAACCGATAATCTATTCGAAGTTCCCAGCTTTTTTCTCTGGTCAGGCAGTACATAGACCTTAATCCAAGCCAAAATTCACCATAAATGCTGCtaccaaatccatcttcatattGTACCCAATCTCTATTCTTAAAGTCAACACTTCCATCTTGTCTCCTCTAAATGACAGTCCATCTTCCTCCTCCTGAGGTAGTATCACAATATACTCTAGCATTGGAACATTTCACTCCACAGAAGTTACCAATAGTGTAGACtcctgaactctttacattgtagttgttgttattgtagcCAAGACAACAGTTGTCAATAGGTCCATCACATTCTCCATCAACTAGCACTAATTCTAGACTAACTAGAACTACTAGTGTTATCATTGTAGACTAGCCAACAATGATCAACTCTAGTTCACTGCTATATACAATAATTAACTGTAAACTGTTGAAAGTACATGATAGTTGTAGTGCTTTTATATTACTGTGTATTTCCTAATAAGGACACATTACACTGTAACATCCTATTGTGTGCAGTTATATCCTAATATGGTTACAACAAGTAGTGGTTTTCAATAAATTTAACTACCCAAGTATTATGGCTTCTACTGTATTTGTTGGTAAAATTAAAAAACAAAACCATAGGTTCTAATACATTAATTAATTTAGTTTAATCTTTCTCAGCATATATAGTACTTCAGATGTAAAATAGTGCATTAGTGGCTGCTATTATCTAGTACTGAGGCAGCCTTTTAGCTTTGTAATCATAACATGTCAAACCATCTATGTGCAATATCATGTACAGGTTGTGTATGTGAAATATGTATGCTAAGTGATTGAGATTTGTTATATGATACTGTTGCCATGTCTACAGTGTAAGCTGCTTGTGGGAACTGATAAGTTGAATATCAATCTGTGGATTGGTAAATTATTACAACTCAAACTGTTTGTGGTACACTGTGAATGAATTGGAATAACAACTATGAAGTTATTATGTGAGAGTCAAACATGTAAACAAATAATTATGCGACCAGTACAGTCATTATTgtgacaaattccataataggGGAGAATCTGTACAAATGCACTGCTGTGTCCTGCTTCTACTGACAGATAGAGAACTGTTGAAAAGTGATGataggtgttgataaggtcaagcatGTAGCAGTGCTTTTGCTAAATGTACATACAAATATTTTGAACTCCTGGTATCTAGTCACCGCATAATAGAATATACACATAAAAATTGAGTCACTTCATTTGTTTTGTCTCATAAAAGAAACAGAAGACAGGTATATGAAAACAAGCTTTTGGGTTTACAAATAGAAGAAGGAACAATGTTCATTCCAGGTTGAAAAGGTAAAATCAAGGTGGAAGCTGATCTGCAAAAATGTTAACACATCATTATAAGATATTAACACATCATTATTTTAAAAACACCGTCAATAGGCTATGTCAACTTGATCAGTCATTTCACGGGCCTAATTAACTCACTTTTTCATAATTAAAATAATTCATATTAAGTAAAAAATCAAGTTAAAAATGCCACCATAAACTCTCAGCACAAGCCTCATATTCTTCCAATGCTATTCCCCTGCAAAATTCTCCAAATCTACATATATTTTAAAAACACTATGCCTGCAAATGGGCTGTCTTTTCATTGAGATCACACTTCTTATGCTATGTACTTCTactataatttttatttttgcaCTTCTTTTGTACTGATTTCTGTTATTACTTTTATGCCAAACATTTATAGTTCACATTTCTCACCTTGGGTTTTTGGAAGTCATGCACACACTTTTTCAGCTTGGCTGCTTTATAAATATATAGCTCTATagctttgttttttttgtagccaTATATGTGCTTAGCACTGGGTGTTATTAATTATGCATGTTGTTGTGCTGCATTGCAGTTCTACAAGAGACTGATAGTAGTTGTTCAACTACCCATACTGATGGTTAGTCagtttgtgtaaatttcatgtacatgcatgtatactacCTGTACATACATTTTATGTACCTTTGTTCATTTTAAACAATCTGATAATTTTATAACAGTCATACTGTGTGTATTTGTATCGTGTGTAGATACTAGTAGTGGACCGGCTACACTGGACAAGTGTCTACATTTGTTCACTGAATCAGAATCATTATCATCTGAAGAATCGTGGTAGGTACTATGGGTGCCAGCTACAGCAGGTTATTATGTATTGCCACTCCATTGGCCCATTTTGCAAACAATTTGCTCACATGCACACCATAAAATTGTATACCTGTAGCACTATTTCAGATTTATTGTGAACCATAAGTGACCCTATAAGTAACATAGTGGTATACAATATGAGCAGTGGTTTTCTAAGAAGTGTCAGTTAGGCTCAGAACATCCCAAACTGATTATTGGTTAGATTACCTCAATCAAATGTTGAACAGGGTTACCCAGATGACCCGCTTATCCAAATAGTAGAACCCAGAGTTGACCTGTACATGACCTTGTTATATATAAGAGCTGCATAAATTTTGGTTTGATGTTGGGTAGTCTAGCTCTACTATTGTAAAGATTATCTGTAAGAATAAAGAGCAAAGGGGTATGTTTTAACCAAACGTTACACAAGTTTGCCTTGCAATTAACAATAAATTATCaagtgtggctccacataagccaaGAGATATTCCTATATAAATGGACATGGTTATTACTTATACCTACAGACAGCTACATTCCCAGTAAGCTGCATGGTATAAGACTGCAGATAGCAATAAACATCAGATCGACTACTCCTTTCTGTCACATACTGCATGATTTAATAACTTAAGCTGTAGGTAAAGCTTGTTTCAATATATAATCTACCTAGTTTCAACTTTGTCATCAATATCTTATTGTGtcatacataattatgtcaagTAGTGTAATTGcataactgttttattaaattATCTAACTGTTTTGTCTTCAGTGTTAGAGTAGCTGAAATTAAATGGAACTGTGCAAAATTCTTACATGTtaatgtttaataagtgctttataattatacatacacatTCCCAAAATTTATATGCTGGATAATTGCCTAGTAACATTGTTGCTTAGATTTGTACATAATGGCCCATTGAAGCATTGATATTCTTCTAGTGACCATGGAAGAGACTTAGGTAAAAAGTATATTAAACTGATTGTATGTTATTTATTTTGTCATACAGTAAGTCTTTGTGTCCAGTATTTGATCTGACATCTTCACTCCAGCCTTTTGTCCACCATTCTAAACCTGCACAAAAGAGAATAATTTAGCTATATACtagtaaaataaaatttagACCGGTAGCCGGTGACCAGTTAAATACCCACTCAGTAAGTACGTAATTACAAGAACACTATTACATAAAggtatcatactgtatatatgtataatgcAATAGAGGTTGTAAGTGTCATCTATGTAACAGTGTGCCTGGATATCCAGGACATAGAGTAAAGTGTACATGTTATTAATATTAAGTACATGGCTTGTAATTCTCACCCACCCAATGCCCACTCAGCTACTTTTTGAGCACTTGTTTGTCatctttttttttctatatACTGTACTCATTAGACACCTCACAACAGTCACAAGTACATGTCCTGGAACATGTGACTTCTTAGAACAATGTTGCTATAACTAATCGTTCATAGACGGTATGAGTACTATGAATTAGGCAATTGACATTTTAGATAATCATGCTCACTTAATAGAAACCATTCATGATTATAGATCTATTTATAaaattgtgaccaaatttgactaAACCAGACTTCACCAATTCTTTGCACTTTAACTTGACCACTCAGCATACTATTGACCTAAAATTCACTTCCATGCATGGTATTATGAAAATTACagttcaaaatttgaaactgacAGCATTATGGTCCTTCAAAGTCAATGTGTGAGGAAGGTATTGATTGGTATGGTACAGTACTGTCAAATCTGGTTGCAATTATaagtacatataattattatataagtCCCAGAATTTTGTACTGAACCTTCTAGACTAGTCTTACCAGACAAGTACACAAGAATAGCAGTATAATATTTTAAAAGACTTATTAATAATGGAAACATTTAGATAATAAGTTGGAACATTCTCCACATTTTCAAACAACTTTATATAACaacttaaacaggctgtaggaccaggtgtcctacagaccttcagcactagTGCTTAAGCCTTAATAAGTAAATctaaaataataatttattgCAAATAGCCCACCCTTTAATCACTACTTCAACCTTATAGTAATTTGTATGAACAAATGCCaatatacaatacaattatgTAACTACTGCATATAAAAGTCATTATTTCTATCAAAGTGGTAAAAGATTTGTGCCTTGCTGAATGAGTGGTGGAAAATAACAATGACTGTCAATGATAAGAAAACGCTTCTCATTACACTGTAGTAACCAGCTGTAAATAGTTTTCTTTCAGAAAACATTTTCTTCAGTGTGGCATTAAAGTTTATCACATTTCCATCTACATGTACTCTAGAAGCATATAAACATAATATTATCAGTTTGGGAGAGTTCCTCACAAGAGACGTTATACCTTCAGCTGTCAAAGATCTATCATTCATAcctacatgtaccagtccaccatgagtTGAAACTGAGGTCATAAAGTCATCAGGAACATCATTAAAGACTGCAAGAATGTATAATTTTGGTTATGGATTAAGTTCAATGACAAATTCCATGTAGCAACATGCACTCACACACTTGTGAGTTGCTTACAGTTATTTATCAATTATCATATCCTGTACAGTAGTGGATGAATTATCATAACAATTTAGGTAACAGATAACAGTTGTGAAATATGATAACATCAATGTGTCTAATTTCCTGCAACCACAATAGTGAAATTCTCCGTAATCACATTCTATTTTTGTGATAGTAGAACATTTCTTCAGCAAGCAAATCAACTTTAACCTTTTCAAACAATTATAACAATAACTGAAATTGTGTTTGTGGGCAAGCAATAGTTAGTTGTTCCAAGTGACCAGATTGAAGTGATCGAGCAGTGAGAAACATCCAAATGAGTAGCATATTTAATATAAGGTTGCATGGTTTATATAGCAATAAGCATCAAGTTTGGTTTGCTATACATATTCAACCTCACCCCATACATTGTACTCCCACCATactgacaatttttttttaaaattagtaacactttacagtgaacagcactgaaggtctgacagcaacatgtgctgcagccatTGGTCATCACTGCTAAACCATCTATCAATTCTATTAATACCAAAGTCACTGAGATACACACATGAAGTGGTCACTTTACCAGATCCATCAATTTGTAGTTGAAGGTATGAAAGTGGAAAAGAAAAGTTTAATGGTACTTTACCACATTTATTGATCACTGTAAAGTTTCCGTGGTACCAGTAGGGATTGTAGTAAGCTGAGTAACATAGTCAACCAAACATTCAATATAGTAATGAAATATTGGGACAATAACTTTAAGACTTGATGGCCTAAATTCTATTTCGTTCCAATGCTTGAACATGTCTCCATAAGGTAGCTACAAACTATTGCAATTTCTTTAAGATGACTAACATTAGGAAATAAATCGTTACGGTCCTTTTTATATTTCACCAGTGTTTGCAGATATTTCATATGATGTATCATCTTCTGTAGTTGTTCAGGATCTAACTTAGTTGATGGCAGACTAAGatgttgtacatgtatattactACAGTACTGCAGCATCTCTACCAATGTTGATGAGTAAGAAAGGATAATAATTTAATATGTTGTCCACACACCTTAATGGCATAATTTTTAGACCAAAAGTCATTGTCACGATCACGTGAAGTAAAAGCCATACTGTTTTAATCCATCATGATGGTAATTATGAACAAATGGATCAGTCAGTCCAACACTAACAAATCCTGATATGGTCAGTCGATACTGGTCTTCAACTGCTTTAACTGCAAAGTGTTTGTAGTAAAGATAAGGTCTTGTTCCATTGGATAACTGATAGTCTATTCATAGCTCCCAATTTGCATGATTTGTCAGACAATTAATAGATCTTAATCCAAGCCATAATTCTCCATCAAGGCtaccaaatccatcttcatattCTACCCAATCTCTGTTGAAAAAATCAACACTTCCATCTTTTCTCCTTCAATGATAGTCCACCCTCCTCCTCCTTAGGTAGAGTCACAGTATACTCTAGTATTGCAGTCATTAATTCCGCAAAAGTTACCAAATACCGATAGCGTAAATTCCTGAATTCTAGAGCTCCTGGTGCAAAGGTCCTCTGCAAAGGTCGGATGACCCTTTGACTTTTTTGGAAaaccacaccctttttcacagtttaGCTGATTTGGAATAGATATAGCTATTCAGATAAAGCTTGGATAATGGCTACCTCTATAGTATTCCACTGTTGGATTAATCATCCAGTagatatcattgcagccatttcttggccaccaacttttgatttcacaacatttttcaTACTGACCTTTATGATAAAACAGGCAAGTACTAATTCAAATGTCTATTGCTTTTAATATCAGTGTAGCTTTAACTTGTAtaaaagtggtcacatgatcAACAATCCCACAGCAGTTATATTGGATGTGCTCGTGCATGCTATGATAACACAAGACATAGAAGTCTTGATTGAGGTagttttattaaatgctatcccactagggacctgtgagaaggctaaagcctgcgagttcagggagtctgaaacatgtaactgaaacgtggaggaatgcagaaaaaatcccagacccagcggtgacttgatccccagcaacatgcagcCTAGGCAAGCGCCAGATGAGCCACAGCAACCAGGATCTgtgatcttctctgcattcaaccgcAATGATTTTTAATATACTGTCCAATGCTGACAATACAGTTATAATGGGATTTTTTATCATGTGAACATGCACTCTTTGGATAATACATGTGCTAAAATTATTTGCTGATATTGAATGCTATAAATAATTCTGAAGTAGTAGTTGTTTACTCTACCTTACAGGTCAGTCTATGTGAAAATCAGCAGATACAGCAAAATAAGCATCTTCCAATATTTTGAGTGGAAATCCTACAGTGCTAGTGATTTGCACACTATTGGTTTACGCATGCTACTTATAGCTGCACATTCTAGTTTGTACACAGgtattatatagctactgtatacacaATGGGCCCTAACTACCTGGGCTCCCTAATTTCTCTTGATAGCTCTGATGCTATTCCCTTTACCAGTGCTAGAGAATAATGCAGGATTTCACTTAGTTAAGGTAACTCACATGTAATGTTTTTGTTTATAATGAAATTTAGGAaaaattattacaaattcaAACTTGCAAAGTTAAATTAGTAGAAATTCCTGTCAAGGACATGCCCCTAGAGAAATCACAAATTATACTAGCTCTAGCTACTAGTTGTAGCTATCAACTTTTCTTAGTCCCTTATAGATTCCTCTAGCTTAAttagcacacacacacccctTGTAAAATCTGAGATCCATGCATGGCCACCCTTGATGTTAATCTTGTGAATGAAAGTAAAAACATTGAATGGAGGTAATTAAATTTATACAATTTTGTATTTATGCACTTGCACTTGAATGCATACCAAGAGACACTGATATATAAGAACCATGTATAGGCTCACACATGGATTACTGTATATGGCTCACTATTTGTTACAGTCAAGTTATGCATATGAATTATGCCAATAGtacatcacataattatataggagTGCAGTTAATCCCAATTCACATTGGTTTGTTCCTACAATTTCATACAATAATTATCAGCCATCTTGTACCTTTTAAAGATCCAAGAATGTGCATAGCACCAAATTGTAAGCATTATCTCCAACGTCACAGTGGTGGATGGGGAGGGGGGGGGATGaatgtgcccccccccccattcttttcatacaagattgagatactctaatatagtgtCAAccgctctaataaagcagtcacagtgttcatggggtagtgtaaagctataaataggatttcaTTTTACaaacgtgatataatatatatttggtaaaggatagcTTTTATTGTTATGGCCTTtatttttttgctcttcaacttatCAACAATGTGCCCCCCTCTTTTGGATCTGCTCCTGTGTCATTCTTAGGTTATGATGATTCCTTTTGATAATAAACATCAGGAGCTGacataattaaaaattttataaaCTTTAAAGTACTGTACATTTAGATCAAAATAACAATTATGTAAATGTACAGTCCTGCAGCTGGATTCCCAGCTCCACCAGATCCCACATCTgtacctactgtatgtacatgatAATGTTAAAAACTCTCGTTGAAAACTACAACTATGTTACTGATATTGCTTATGTAAATACAAAATGTCTAGTGGTCCTTTAGTAACTATAGCTATCCACACTTGTAAATTCAGTAATTTTATTtgtttaataacacaattatcaATAAATACATAGTAATTCATAGAAcaattacactgttaaaaatggggTGTTCCAGTACACGGAGTCCTATATACTCTCACACCTTTAGGGTGTATTATTGTATGCTTCTGAGGTGTTTAGTAAAATGGGTGTTCATGGAAGCACAAATGCGGTGTTAGGTTACATCCCAGGTGATAATTGTTGTGAGAATATGTGACATGACAGTAAATACTAAGTAAAAGTGAAGTTTTCTTACCTTATGGCACTTATTGCAGTTTTACATGACAAATTTTGTAAATAAGTAACTAtctaaaacccacaataaaaGTGATGCTTGGTGgttaggttttaaatacaaatTGAAAACCATACGTAGAGTAAGAAAACATTTCAAGTAAGTGTGTTATGTATGTGTTACAATGTTAGCTATTAATGTAGAGTTATAATGCCATATACAGACATGCATGTTCATGCTTGATATAGGCAGGTCCTATTGCACCATAGGTGAAACTGTTGTATATAATTCATTTCTTTTAAAAACCATGAAACACCCATGGGTATTTTATTCACACCATTAAAGGGTGTAAATGAAATACCCACTGAGGGTCTTGATTGTAACGGCATTTATAACACCCTGAGGGGTGTTCATGGAAGAacccatttttaacagtgtatgtgATATAATGTGAATACAGTACTACAGAGCTACTTGATGTACAAGTGAGATCTGCAATGTTAATGCTTGTTGCATTATATATAGGCCTAATTAGCAATCAAAAATATTATACAAGCAAAATGTGTTAAAATTATTGCTACGATCATTAAATATCAATCGACATAATAAATGGTATTTCATACAGCACACACAGAGAATCAGTTTAGTGACTGCTACAGTTCAGTGGCCTTATTTTAATTTCCATAAATGGCAATGCATGCCACTCATCATGTATTGTTTGCTCAACATTGTAGTAGTTATGGAACTTTGCTACACCACACATTCAATACCACCACCCACCATTAAAACTGGCACAATTTTTAGATGAAAAGTCATTGTCACGATCACATGAAGTAAAAGCCATACGGTTCAATCCATCATGATGGGAATTATGAACAAATGGATTAGTCAGTCCAACACTAACAAATTCTGATATGATCAGTCGATACTTGTCTTCAGCTGCTTTAACAACTGCAAAGTGTTTGTAGTGAAGATAAGATCTTGTTCCATTGGATAACTGATAGTCTATTCGTAGCTCCCAATTTTGTATGATTTGTCAGACAATTGATAGATTTTAATCCAAGCCAAAATTCTCCATCAAGGCtaccaaatccatcttcatattATACCCAATCTCTGTTGAAAAATATCAACACTCCTATCTTTTCTCCTTTCAATGATAGTCCACCCTCCTCCTCCTGAGGTAGTGTCACAGTATACTCTAGTATTGGAGTGATTAACTTCACAAAAGTTACCAATagtgaactctttacattgtagttgttgttattgtagGCAAGAGAGCAACAGTTGTCAATAGGTCCACCATTTGTTTGACATTGTCCATCAACTAACACTTTTCCTAGACTAACTAGAACTACCAGTGTTATAATAGTAGTCATTGTAGACTAGCCAACACTGATTAACTCTAGTTCACTACTATAATAATTGACTGTGAATTGATGAAAGTGCCTAACAGATATACTGTTTTTTATACCCTTCTGGGC comes from Dysidea avara chromosome 4, odDysAvar1.4, whole genome shotgun sequence and encodes:
- the LOC136253819 gene encoding fibrinogen C domain-containing protein 1-A-like — encoded protein: MITLVVLVSLELVLVDGECDGPIDNCCLGYNNNNYNEEEDGLSFRGDKMEVLTLRIEIGYNMKMDLVAAFMFAVGPAEDQYQLSISGFDSVGLPDPFSTYGSMDGMKFSSRDHDNDLWSSNCAQHRGGWWHRSCGDIMLNNNYNTIHLNDRWHVLPFVEIKIRPFNCDK